In Pristiophorus japonicus isolate sPriJap1 unplaced genomic scaffold, sPriJap1.hap1 HAP1_SCAFFOLD_190, whole genome shotgun sequence, one genomic interval encodes:
- the LOC139243872 gene encoding zinc finger protein 664-like translates to MESHKVTRTMEKPWECGDCGKGFNYPSELEAHRRSHTGERPFTFPVCEKGFTHSPSLLRHQRVHTGERPFTCSVCGKGFTHSPSLLRHQRVHN, encoded by the coding sequence atggagagtcacaaggttacccggaccatggagaaaccgtgggaatgtggggactgtgggaagggattcaattatccATCTGAGCTGGaagctcatcgacgcagtcacactggggagaggccgttcactttccccgtgtgtgagaagggattcactcattcacccagcctgctgagacaccagcgagttcacactggggagagaccgttcacctgctccgtgtgtgggaagggattcactcattcacccagcctgctgagacaccagcgagttcacaattga